In Streptomyces seoulensis, the following are encoded in one genomic region:
- a CDS encoding YbaB/EbfC family nucleoid-associated protein has protein sequence MIPGGGQPNMQQLLQQAQKMQQDLARAQEELANTEVEGQAGGGLVKATVTGSGDLRALKIDPKAVDPEDTETLADLVVAAVQAANENAQALQQQKLGPLAEGLGGGGIPGLPF, from the coding sequence GTGATTCCCGGTGGCGGCCAGCCGAACATGCAGCAGTTGCTCCAGCAGGCCCAGAAGATGCAGCAGGACCTCGCCCGCGCCCAGGAGGAGCTGGCGAACACGGAGGTCGAGGGCCAGGCGGGCGGCGGTCTGGTCAAGGCCACCGTGACCGGCTCCGGCGACCTGCGCGCGCTGAAGATCGACCCGAAGGCCGTGGACCCGGAGGACACCGAGACCCTCGCGGACCTCGTCGTCGCGGCCGTCCAGGCGGCGAACGAGAACGCGCAGGCCCTCCAGCAGCAGAAGCTCGGCCCGCTGGCCGAGGGACTCGGCGGCGGCGGCATCCCCGGTCTGCCTTTCTGA
- a CDS encoding tetratricopeptide repeat protein: protein MPAADASGAGAIAAGGSIAQALTGPGAIALHIENVGMLLPDACPPAESVSCPPRLTNLPFRAELFVGRSDELGLLRAAPATPGRPLAQVLRGLGGIGKSTLAARWSVECGPTHAPVWWIPAGSRSAIDAGVAALAAALQPSLVPLLPPEQMTEWGSRWLASHSGWLLVLDDVTNPADVEPLLSRAPSGRFLITSRRATGWHGVAEEIPLDVLSCDDAVRIFTRVRGGEDSDAAELCEELGCLPLAVTQAAAYCLETDCTVRVYLDDLAAYPDEMYAETYEGGDHERTVARVWHVTLDRLTNDPLAVRLLLTMAWYAPDGIPRGLFAHLGTPLAVRRALGRLAAHSMITLSGDTVTVHRLVQAVSRTRADADRHRNPEAIGDACAAAVKALARAVPEDVDDPSAWPAMRSLLPHVQALAEHVRPEEDTAAMAYVLTRTGDYMLTAGIRLAGGAYGLLQRAEAACVRHHGPGGEQTLYTRVLLARATRMLKSSEEAAPVAEEVLADCTRVLGPDHEVTLGALSNMHQVASLQGDTERALRLAEACLAGVARLRGAEARSTFEARKKLVMALTAVGEMTRADDLCDELLADCSRALGEEDPSTLSVRSLRTALAGQRELPETLIKLMAGVHSVGEEDEEGLIAALRVLIQQVGAVEPEQFTRATEEDVSAAERDLDTCRRVLGDDHADTVVARLVLLQVYAATRDPRYAEPAKDLLMEVLSVISANESALAFMLRVFGALHTVIDELPRPPDE from the coding sequence GTGCCTGCCGCGGACGCCTCCGGTGCCGGTGCCATCGCCGCCGGCGGGAGCATCGCGCAGGCGTTGACGGGACCGGGTGCGATCGCCCTGCACATCGAGAACGTAGGCATGCTGCTGCCGGACGCGTGCCCACCGGCGGAGTCCGTGAGCTGTCCGCCCCGTCTCACCAATCTTCCCTTCCGCGCGGAGCTCTTCGTCGGGCGCAGCGATGAACTCGGGCTGCTGCGGGCGGCCCCGGCCACGCCCGGCAGGCCACTCGCACAGGTGCTGCGTGGCCTTGGCGGCATCGGGAAGTCCACGCTCGCCGCGCGCTGGTCCGTCGAGTGCGGACCGACCCACGCGCCGGTGTGGTGGATCCCGGCCGGCAGCCGCAGCGCGATCGACGCGGGTGTCGCCGCCCTCGCGGCCGCCCTTCAGCCATCACTCGTCCCCCTTCTTCCCCCGGAGCAGATGACGGAGTGGGGCAGTCGATGGCTCGCGTCCCACAGCGGATGGCTCCTCGTGCTCGACGACGTCACGAACCCGGCCGACGTGGAGCCCCTGTTGTCCAGGGCCCCCTCGGGCCGCTTCCTGATCACGAGCCGACGAGCGACCGGATGGCACGGTGTCGCGGAAGAGATCCCGCTGGACGTGCTGTCGTGCGATGACGCGGTGCGCATCTTCACCCGCGTCCGGGGCGGCGAGGACTCCGATGCCGCCGAGCTCTGCGAGGAACTGGGTTGTCTTCCGCTGGCCGTCACCCAGGCGGCGGCGTACTGCCTGGAGACGGACTGCACGGTCCGCGTGTATCTGGACGACCTCGCCGCGTACCCCGACGAGATGTACGCGGAGACGTATGAGGGCGGCGACCACGAACGCACGGTCGCCCGCGTCTGGCACGTCACGCTGGACCGCCTGACGAACGATCCCCTCGCGGTCCGGCTCCTGCTGACCATGGCCTGGTACGCCCCCGACGGCATCCCGCGCGGCCTCTTCGCCCACCTGGGCACGCCACTGGCCGTACGCAGGGCACTCGGGCGACTGGCGGCCCACAGCATGATCACGCTCTCGGGTGACACGGTGACCGTGCACCGGCTGGTACAGGCGGTGTCCCGTACGCGTGCCGACGCAGACCGACACCGGAACCCGGAGGCGATCGGGGACGCGTGTGCGGCGGCGGTGAAGGCGCTGGCGCGCGCGGTGCCCGAGGACGTCGACGACCCGTCGGCGTGGCCCGCGATGCGGTCCCTGCTCCCGCATGTCCAGGCACTGGCCGAACACGTCCGGCCGGAGGAGGACACAGCCGCGATGGCGTACGTGCTGACGCGGACCGGTGACTACATGCTGACGGCGGGGATCAGGCTTGCCGGCGGGGCGTACGGCCTGCTGCAGCGGGCGGAGGCCGCGTGCGTCCGGCATCACGGCCCGGGAGGGGAGCAGACGCTGTACACCCGCGTCCTGCTGGCTCGGGCGACGCGCATGCTGAAGTCGAGCGAGGAGGCCGCCCCGGTCGCCGAGGAGGTTCTGGCCGACTGCACGCGGGTCCTGGGCCCGGACCATGAGGTGACCTTGGGTGCCCTGTCGAACATGCATCAGGTCGCCTCGTTGCAGGGGGACACGGAACGAGCTTTGCGACTGGCGGAAGCGTGCCTCGCGGGTGTTGCCCGGCTGCGGGGTGCGGAGGCCCGCTCGACCTTCGAGGCGCGGAAGAAGCTGGTCATGGCGCTGACGGCGGTCGGTGAGATGACGCGAGCCGACGACCTGTGCGACGAGCTTCTCGCTGACTGCAGCCGGGCCTTGGGAGAGGAAGATCCTTCGACCCTCTCGGTGAGAAGCCTGCGCACCGCGCTGGCAGGCCAACGGGAACTCCCGGAAACCCTGATCAAGCTCATGGCGGGGGTCCACTCCGTCGGGGAAGAGGACGAGGAGGGTCTGATCGCCGCCCTACGTGTCCTGATTCAACAGGTAGGGGCAGTGGAACCGGAGCAGTTCACGCGTGCCACGGAGGAGGACGTGAGCGCGGCGGAGCGGGATCTCGACACGTGTCGACGTGTCCTCGGCGACGACCACGCCGACACCGTGGTCGCCCGCCTCGTGTTGCTTCAGGTGTACGCGGCGACACGGGATCCGCGTTATGCCGAGCCTGCGAAAGACCTCCTGATGGAAGTGCTCTCGGTCATCAGCGCGAACGAGTCCGCCCTCGCCTTCATGCTCCGTGTGTTCGGTGCACTGCACACGGTCATAGACGAACTTCCCCGGCCCCCTGACGAGTGA
- a CDS encoding FAD-dependent monooxygenase yields MFVKTDVDVIVTGAGPVGLALAAELALAGVSVRVLERRDVPDPATRAQSINVPTAQALARRGLLPALEEIQRETLGVPRSRFTGHFAGMSLDPDRVDWADPELAAYTAVEGARMIPQPRLEALLAAHAERLGAAVLRGVEVTSLQDTGAGVVVGTDTGPMRAGWLVGCDGGHSTVRRLAGIAFPGTDPEITGCQAIVDIADPEKLAEGWSWSPRGVYRYGPQPGRVATVEFGGGPADRTAQVTLEDVQSSLRRVSGTDVTLTSLRAAPTRWTDNARQASAYRSGRVLLAGDAAHVHPPFGGQGLNLGMGDAVNLAWKLAAVVSGRAEEALLDTYDAERRPVGAWVLDWTRAQIGVLRGDPKSGALRGVLADLLGTRDGTTYAVKQIAGVTQRLPLPGSHPWTGRYVPDVVLSDGSPLADHAHEGGFLLLDRTPGAVFAESGKGRARIVRDGGTGVAGALIRPDGVVVWASDTTDPAGLEPALRQWAGSGPLSRTS; encoded by the coding sequence GTGTTCGTGAAGACAGATGTGGATGTGATCGTGACCGGTGCCGGGCCCGTCGGGCTCGCCCTCGCCGCCGAGCTGGCGCTCGCCGGGGTGTCGGTACGGGTACTGGAACGGCGGGACGTGCCCGACCCCGCGACGAGGGCGCAGTCGATCAACGTGCCGACCGCGCAGGCGCTGGCCCGGCGCGGGCTGCTGCCCGCCCTGGAGGAGATCCAGCGGGAGACGCTCGGTGTCCCCCGCTCCCGGTTCACCGGGCACTTCGCGGGGATGTCCCTCGATCCGGACCGGGTCGACTGGGCGGACCCCGAACTCGCCGCGTACACCGCCGTGGAGGGGGCGCGGATGATCCCGCAGCCCCGGCTGGAGGCGCTGCTCGCCGCGCACGCGGAACGGCTGGGGGCGGCCGTGCTGCGCGGGGTGGAGGTGACCTCGCTCCAGGACACCGGTGCGGGGGTGGTGGTCGGCACCGACACCGGGCCGATGCGGGCTGGTTGGCTCGTCGGCTGCGACGGGGGCCACAGCACCGTGCGCCGTCTCGCGGGCATCGCGTTCCCCGGCACGGACCCCGAGATCACCGGCTGTCAGGCGATCGTGGACATCGCCGACCCCGAGAAGCTCGCCGAGGGCTGGTCCTGGTCGCCCCGGGGTGTCTACCGCTACGGCCCCCAGCCCGGCCGCGTCGCCACGGTCGAGTTCGGCGGGGGTCCGGCCGACCGCACGGCCCAAGTCACCCTGGAGGACGTCCAGTCCAGCCTGCGCCGCGTCTCGGGCACGGACGTCACGCTGACATCCCTGCGCGCGGCGCCGACCCGCTGGACGGACAACGCCCGCCAGGCGTCGGCGTACCGCTCGGGCCGCGTCCTCCTGGCCGGCGACGCGGCCCACGTCCATCCGCCCTTCGGGGGACAGGGGTTGAACCTCGGCATGGGTGACGCGGTCAACCTGGCCTGGAAGTTGGCGGCGGTGGTGAGCGGTCGCGCGGAGGAGGCTCTGCTCGACACCTACGACGCCGAGCGGCGCCCGGTGGGCGCGTGGGTGCTGGACTGGACGCGGGCCCAGATCGGCGTCCTGCGTGGCGACCCCAAGTCGGGTGCGCTGCGGGGGGTGTTGGCGGATCTGCTGGGGACGCGCGACGGCACGACGTACGCGGTGAAGCAGATCGCCGGCGTCACCCAGCGGCTCCCCTTGCCGGGCTCTCACCCATGGACGGGCCGCTACGTCCCCGACGTGGTGCTGAGCGACGGCTCTCCGCTCGCGGACCACGCCCACGAGGGCGGCTTCCTGCTGCTCGACCGCACGCCGGGGGCGGTGTTCGCGGAGTCGGGGAAGGGGCGGGCGCGGATTGTCCGGGACGGCGGTACCGGGGTCGCGGGCGCCCTGATCCGCCCCGACGGGGTGGTGGTGTGGGCCTCCGACACCACCGACCCCGCCGGTCTGGAACCCGCCCTGCGTCAGTGGGCCGGGTCCGGCCCGCTCAGCCGGACGTCGTGA
- a CDS encoding Uma2 family endonuclease: MTPRTEDRPQMSVEEFEELERHAPETVRLEFLNGKVQVKPVTDGNHDHIIAWLQRLCMQHRPELWLYGDRGMKVERYRKGRARPDGVLAPFGFPAGHGDWSDAGGVLMAVEVTSHDSDTNQRDRVEKPGGYAAAGIPVYLLIDRDDGSVVVYNQPEDGRYLHAEKSPFGASVELPHPVDIILDTAPLKELVD, translated from the coding sequence ATGACCCCCAGGACCGAAGACCGGCCGCAGATGTCCGTCGAGGAGTTCGAGGAGCTCGAACGCCATGCCCCGGAGACCGTGCGGCTGGAGTTCCTCAATGGGAAGGTCCAGGTCAAGCCGGTGACCGATGGCAACCACGACCACATCATCGCCTGGTTGCAGCGGCTGTGCATGCAGCACCGACCCGAGCTCTGGTTGTACGGAGACCGAGGGATGAAGGTCGAGCGCTATCGGAAGGGGCGGGCACGTCCGGATGGCGTTCTCGCGCCGTTCGGATTCCCGGCGGGGCACGGAGACTGGTCGGACGCAGGGGGTGTCCTGATGGCCGTGGAGGTCACGTCGCACGACTCCGACACCAACCAGCGAGACCGAGTCGAGAAACCCGGCGGCTATGCCGCAGCAGGTATCCCCGTGTACCTGCTCATCGACCGGGACGACGGCTCGGTCGTGGTGTACAACCAGCCGGAGGACGGCCGCTACCTCCATGCCGAGAAGTCGCCCTTCGGCGCCTCCGTCGAGCTGCCCCACCCCGTCGACATCATCCTCGACACTGCCCCCCTCAAAGAGCTCGTCGACTGA
- a CDS encoding TetR/AcrR family transcriptional regulator — protein MNAKERRTARHRPAPAGDARPRRRKDPITVDHVVETALGIIATEGYEALTMRRLSAALDTGPASLYAHVVNKADLDELLIGRLCARLTLPAPDPASWRDQLRGVCEALRDQYLQYPGISRAALAMAPTDLEALRVSEGMLAILLTAGIAPQRAAWTIDALLLYVAAHCLELSVAHRRAEDGDEVWPADRTDLLHRLTTLPAAAFPHTTRHAAELTTGTTRDRFDFTVGLMINGLG, from the coding sequence GTGAACGCGAAAGAGCGCCGCACCGCCCGCCACCGGCCCGCACCCGCCGGGGACGCCCGGCCCCGCCGCCGCAAGGACCCGATCACCGTGGACCATGTGGTCGAGACGGCGCTCGGGATCATCGCGACGGAGGGCTACGAGGCGCTGACCATGCGCAGGCTGTCCGCCGCCCTGGACACCGGCCCGGCCTCGCTCTACGCCCACGTGGTCAACAAGGCCGACCTGGACGAACTCCTCATCGGCCGCCTCTGCGCCCGCCTGACCCTCCCCGCCCCGGACCCCGCCTCCTGGCGCGACCAGCTGCGAGGCGTCTGCGAGGCCCTGCGCGACCAGTACCTCCAGTACCCCGGCATCTCCCGCGCCGCCCTCGCCATGGCCCCCACCGACCTGGAGGCCCTCCGCGTCAGCGAGGGCATGCTCGCGATCCTGCTCACCGCCGGCATCGCCCCGCAGCGCGCCGCCTGGACCATCGACGCCCTGCTCCTCTACGTCGCCGCCCACTGCCTGGAGCTGTCCGTGGCCCACCGCAGGGCGGAGGACGGCGACGAGGTCTGGCCCGCCGACCGGACCGACCTCCTCCACCGCCTCACCACCCTCCCGGCGGCGGCCTTCCCCCACACGACCCGCCACGCGGCGGAACTGACGACGGGCACGACCCGGGACCGCTTCGACTTCACG
- a CDS encoding aspartate kinase: MGLVVQKYGGSSVADAEGIKRVAKRIVEAKKNGNQVVVVVSAMGDTTDELIDLAEQVSPMPAGREFDMLLTAGERISMALLAMAIKKLGHEAQSFTGSQAGVITDSVHNKARIIDVTPGRIRTALDEGNIAIVAGFQGVSQDKKDITTLGRGGSDTTAVALAAALDAEVCEIYTDVDGVFTADPRVVKKARKIDWISFEDMLELAASGSKVLLHRCVEYARRYNIPIHVRSSFSGLRGTWVSSEPIEQGEQQVEQAIISGVAHDTSEAKITVVGVPDKPGEAAAIFRTIADAEINIDMVVQNVSAASTGLTDISFTLPKTEGRKAIDALERNRPGIGFESLRYDDQIGKISLVGAGMKTNPGVTASFFEALSDAGVNIELISTSEIRISVVTRADEVPEAVRAVHTAFGLDSDTDEAVVYGGTGR, translated from the coding sequence GTGGGCCTTGTCGTGCAGAAGTACGGAGGCTCCTCCGTAGCCGATGCCGAGGGCATCAAGCGCGTCGCCAAGCGGATCGTGGAAGCCAAGAAGAACGGCAACCAGGTGGTTGTCGTGGTCTCCGCGATGGGCGACACGACGGACGAGCTGATCGATCTCGCCGAGCAGGTGTCTCCGATGCCTGCCGGACGTGAATTCGACATGCTGCTGACCGCCGGAGAGCGTATCTCCATGGCCCTGCTGGCGATGGCGATCAAAAAGCTGGGCCACGAGGCCCAGTCGTTCACGGGCAGCCAGGCAGGTGTCATCACCGACTCGGTCCACAACAAAGCCCGCATCATCGACGTCACGCCGGGCCGCATCCGCACCGCGCTGGACGAGGGCAACATCGCCATCGTCGCCGGTTTCCAGGGTGTGAGCCAGGACAAGAAGGACATCACCACGCTGGGCCGCGGTGGCTCCGACACCACCGCCGTCGCGCTGGCCGCCGCGCTCGACGCCGAGGTCTGCGAGATCTACACCGACGTGGACGGCGTGTTCACCGCCGACCCGCGCGTGGTGAAGAAGGCCCGGAAGATCGACTGGATCTCCTTCGAGGACATGCTGGAGCTGGCCGCGTCCGGCTCCAAGGTGCTGCTCCACCGCTGCGTGGAGTACGCCCGCCGGTACAACATCCCGATCCACGTGCGCTCCTCCTTCAGCGGGCTGCGCGGTACGTGGGTCAGCAGCGAGCCGATCGAGCAAGGGGAACAGCAGGTGGAGCAGGCCATCATCTCCGGTGTCGCGCACGACACCTCCGAGGCCAAGATCACCGTCGTCGGCGTGCCGGACAAGCCGGGCGAGGCCGCGGCCATCTTCCGCACCATCGCGGACGCCGAGATCAACATCGACATGGTCGTGCAGAACGTGTCGGCCGCCTCCACGGGCCTGACCGACATCTCCTTCACCCTGCCGAAGACCGAGGGCCGCAAGGCCATCGACGCCCTGGAGCGCAACCGCCCCGGCATCGGCTTCGAGTCCCTGCGCTACGACGACCAGATCGGCAAGATCTCCCTGGTCGGCGCCGGGATGAAGACCAACCCGGGCGTCACCGCCTCCTTCTTCGAGGCGCTCAGCGACGCGGGCGTGAACATCGAGCTGATCTCGACCTCCGAGATCCGTATCTCGGTCGTCACCCGCGCCGACGAGGTCCCCGAGGCCGTCCGCGCCGTGCACACCGCCTTCGGGCTCGACTCCGACACCGACGAGGCCGTCGTCTACGGGGGCACGGGCCGCTGA
- the recR gene encoding recombination mediator RecR produces the protein MYEGVVQDLIDELGRLPGVGPKSAQRIAFHVLQAEPTDVKRLAHALLEVKAKVRFCAACGNVAQEELCNICRDPRRDPSVICVVEEPKDVVAIERTREFRGKYHVLGGAISPIEGVGPDDLRIRELLARLADGTVTELILATDPNLEGEATATYLARMIKPMGLKVTRLASGLPVGGDLEYADEVTLGRAFEGRRLLDV, from the coding sequence TTGTACGAAGGCGTGGTCCAGGACCTCATCGACGAGCTGGGGCGGCTCCCCGGCGTCGGTCCCAAGAGCGCGCAGCGGATCGCCTTCCACGTCCTCCAGGCCGAGCCGACGGACGTCAAACGGCTCGCGCACGCCCTGCTGGAGGTCAAGGCCAAGGTCCGCTTCTGCGCGGCCTGCGGAAACGTGGCGCAGGAAGAGCTGTGCAACATCTGCCGCGACCCGCGCCGCGACCCCTCGGTCATCTGCGTGGTCGAGGAGCCCAAGGACGTCGTGGCCATCGAGCGCACCCGTGAGTTCCGGGGCAAGTACCACGTCCTGGGCGGCGCGATCAGCCCCATCGAGGGCGTCGGCCCGGACGACCTGCGGATCAGGGAACTCCTGGCCCGCCTCGCCGACGGCACCGTCACCGAGCTGATCCTCGCCACCGATCCCAATCTCGAAGGCGAGGCCACGGCGACGTACCTCGCCCGCATGATCAAGCCCATGGGTCTGAAGGTCACCCGCCTGGCCAGCGGCCTCCCGGTCGGCGGGGACCTGGAATACGCGGACGAGGTCACCCTCGGCCGCGCCTTCGAGGGGAGACGACTCCTAGATGTCTGA
- a CDS encoding aspartate aminotransferase family protein, whose product MTPQPNPEQTPTPDPATGAAVKAADRAHVFHSWSAQDLIDPLAVAGAEGSYFWDYDGNRYLDFTSGLVFTNIGYQHPEVVAAIQEQAAKMTTFAPAFAVEARSEAARLIAERTPGDLDKIFFTNAGADAVEHATRMARLHTGRPKVLSAYRSYHGGTQQAVNLTGDPRRWPSDSGSAGVVHFWAPFLYRSRFYAETEEQECARALEHLETTIAFEGPGTIAAVILETIPGTAGIMIPPPGYLAGVREICDRHGIVFILDEVMAGFGRTGEWFAADLSGVVPDLMTFAKGVNSGYVPLGGVAISPEIADTFATRPYPGGLTYSGHPLACGAAVATLDVMAREGIVENAKHLGETVLGPTLATFAERHPSVGEVRGTGMFWALELVKDRETREPLVPYNASAATNAPMAAFAAAAKKNGLWPFINMNRTHVVPPCNITEPELKEGLAALDAALTTADEFTTSG is encoded by the coding sequence ATGACGCCTCAGCCGAACCCGGAGCAGACCCCCACCCCCGACCCCGCGACCGGCGCGGCCGTGAAGGCCGCCGACCGCGCGCACGTGTTCCACTCCTGGTCCGCGCAGGACCTGATCGACCCGCTGGCCGTAGCGGGAGCGGAGGGCTCGTACTTCTGGGACTACGACGGCAACCGGTACCTGGACTTCACCAGCGGCCTGGTGTTCACGAACATCGGCTACCAGCACCCGGAGGTCGTCGCCGCGATCCAGGAGCAGGCGGCGAAGATGACGACGTTCGCCCCGGCCTTCGCCGTGGAGGCCCGCTCGGAGGCGGCACGCCTGATCGCGGAACGCACCCCGGGCGACCTGGACAAGATCTTCTTCACCAACGCCGGCGCGGACGCGGTCGAGCACGCCACGAGGATGGCCCGCCTGCACACCGGCCGCCCCAAGGTGCTCTCGGCGTACCGCTCGTACCACGGCGGCACCCAGCAGGCGGTGAACCTGACCGGCGACCCCCGCCGCTGGCCGTCGGACAGCGGCAGCGCGGGCGTGGTGCACTTCTGGGCGCCGTTCCTGTACCGGTCCCGTTTCTACGCGGAGACGGAGGAGCAGGAGTGCGCCCGCGCGCTGGAGCACCTGGAGACCACGATCGCCTTCGAGGGCCCCGGCACGATCGCCGCGGTGATCCTGGAGACGATCCCCGGTACGGCCGGGATCATGATCCCCCCGCCGGGCTACCTCGCCGGGGTCCGCGAGATCTGCGACCGCCACGGCATCGTCTTCATCCTGGACGAGGTGATGGCCGGGTTCGGCCGGACCGGTGAGTGGTTCGCGGCGGACCTCTCGGGGGTCGTCCCGGACCTGATGACCTTCGCCAAGGGCGTGAACTCGGGGTACGTGCCCCTGGGCGGCGTCGCCATCTCCCCCGAGATCGCGGACACCTTCGCGACGCGCCCGTACCCCGGCGGCCTGACGTACTCCGGGCACCCGCTGGCCTGCGGGGCGGCGGTCGCCACGCTCGACGTGATGGCCCGCGAGGGCATCGTGGAGAACGCGAAGCACCTCGGCGAGACGGTGCTCGGCCCCACCCTCGCCACCTTCGCCGAGCGCCACCCCAGCGTGGGCGAGGTCCGCGGTACGGGCATGTTCTGGGCCCTGGAGCTGGTCAAGGACCGCGAGACCCGCGAGCCCCTGGTCCCCTACAACGCGTCCGCCGCGACCAACGCCCCCATGGCCGCCTTCGCCGCCGCCGCAAAGAAGAACGGCCTCTGGCCCTTCATCAACATGAACCGCACCCACGTCGTCCCGCCCTGCAACATCACCGAGCCGGAGCTGAAGGAGGGCCTGGCCGCGCTGGACGCCGCGCTGACCACGGCGGACGAGTTCACGACGTCCGGCTGA
- a CDS encoding SLATT domain-containing protein, which yields MSGGQPGDRGARAAAPDEVSEDVARLAGPGGDLVGRELPLGDWGEPAERLGELFRWVEAGALRTAEWYLADRVWRRRAARGLRGGTAAGVVVGAALPLLDATGAVAGCAPWGYLALLLGAACAGADRCFGLTSGWMRDLATAQAVQRRLQTLQFDWASESAREVLGPAEGTAGEAAERCLGILRRFSEDVTELVRTETSDWMQEFRGGRPPVSPPPPPSRPADPAPVSRYLPPAPRPNMPRQRPPDPR from the coding sequence GTGAGCGGGGGGCAGCCGGGAGACCGGGGGGCGCGGGCCGCCGCGCCGGACGAGGTGAGTGAGGACGTGGCCCGGCTCGCCGGGCCGGGTGGGGATCTGGTGGGGCGGGAGTTGCCGCTCGGGGACTGGGGGGAGCCCGCGGAGCGGCTGGGGGAGCTGTTCCGGTGGGTGGAGGCGGGGGCGCTGCGGACGGCGGAGTGGTATCTCGCGGACCGGGTGTGGCGGCGGCGGGCCGCGAGGGGACTTCGGGGCGGTACGGCCGCGGGGGTGGTGGTCGGGGCGGCGTTGCCCTTACTGGACGCCACCGGGGCGGTGGCGGGGTGCGCGCCGTGGGGATACCTGGCGTTGCTGCTGGGGGCCGCGTGCGCCGGGGCGGACCGGTGCTTCGGGCTGACCTCGGGGTGGATGCGGGACCTGGCCACCGCGCAGGCGGTCCAACGGCGGCTGCAGACGCTTCAGTTCGACTGGGCGTCGGAGAGCGCGCGTGAGGTGCTGGGTCCTGCGGAGGGCACGGCGGGGGAGGCGGCGGAACGCTGTCTCGGGATTCTGCGGCGCTTCTCGGAGGACGTGACGGAGCTGGTCCGTACGGAGACGTCGGACTGGATGCAGGAGTTTCGCGGGGGGCGCCCGCCGGTGTCCCCTCCGCCCCCGCCGTCCCGGCCCGCGGACCCGGCCCCGGTCTCCCGCTACCTCCCTCCGGCGCCACGCCCCAACATGCCCCGCCAACGCCCTCCGGACCCCCGCTGA
- a CDS encoding DUF5063 domain-containing protein encodes MSDATLHAIAQNPDDFAVQIADQIESFLVAVTEVAKGDEPGSTVPFLLLEVSQLLLAGGRLGAHEDFLPDERYEPDPGPEPDADGLRENLARLLDPVDVYSEVFDPYAPRTAPVAARISDDLADVITDLGHGMVHYRAGRTAEALWWWQFSYFSNWGPTASAVLRALQSVLIHVRLNQPLEELDGLDTDQDLGDEALEVEAGRVMAEEIGTPLGIRQVR; translated from the coding sequence ATGTCTGACGCCACGCTGCACGCCATCGCGCAGAACCCGGACGACTTCGCCGTCCAGATCGCCGACCAGATCGAGAGCTTCCTGGTCGCCGTCACCGAGGTCGCCAAGGGCGACGAGCCCGGTTCCACCGTGCCCTTCCTGCTGCTGGAGGTCTCCCAGCTGCTGCTGGCCGGCGGCCGCCTCGGCGCGCACGAGGACTTCCTCCCCGACGAGCGCTACGAGCCCGACCCCGGCCCCGAGCCGGACGCGGACGGCCTGCGCGAGAACCTGGCCCGCCTGCTGGACCCGGTCGACGTCTACTCCGAGGTCTTCGACCCGTACGCGCCCCGCACCGCGCCGGTCGCCGCCCGGATCTCCGACGACCTCGCGGACGTCATCACCGACCTGGGCCACGGCATGGTCCACTACCGGGCCGGCCGCACCGCCGAGGCGCTGTGGTGGTGGCAGTTCTCCTACTTCTCCAACTGGGGCCCCACCGCCTCCGCCGTGCTGCGTGCCCTCCAGTCCGTGCTGATCCACGTCCGCCTCAACCAGCCCCTGGAGGAGCTGGACGGCCTCGACACCGACCAGGACCTGGGCGACGAGGCGCTGGAGGTGGAGGCCGGGCGGGTGATGGCCGAGGAGATCGGCACCCCACTCGGCATCCGCCAGGTGCGCTGA